From Labilithrix sp., a single genomic window includes:
- a CDS encoding ATP-binding protein produces the protein MGRRRASGTVAAFVGRRQELRRIALLAKEQRTALVWVHGPGGIGKTSLLREAERHLVAAGRPVALVRVDQLEPSPAQLVCAFATALGVRPPARLRALLGHRARPILMLDAFEVAAALEGWLADEMSAAGESGGLVVVASRDAPSREWRGPGLAERVHAMPLENFNPAECETFLRGSGIARRHHARLASFTGGHPLALAVVAEDPDGALPTSAGAPKPDLLRALLDGLVERSLTERQRRALESATVVPALTQSMLQHLTSDGEALATFRWLQRRPYVRCSPEGIVVHDLVRDVVESELRWREPDRHAALSARAVERYCDELGRGELASRMRASVSALAWMFCRQPSIRRTFEAAAHDLYVDELRDDDVPVLARLVDEVDGAGARRAWERSLAWQRGATTVARDARRRPRGMWVELVLAPGEIPADHECDPAIAIAHAEMSRLGLAPHERGSLQRLQLDCATRRDIGPTIQLRVAHDARVLLTTPNLAVRWIVAPSGFRWARVWESRGYVELPRPFEMSGKAFSLWQLDLRGTRTAQYVCAAYAGAGAVRSLPSNTEIATVGLGDLRAALRAARDPKAFARTSFAARFTGHGAPGEVAFRRTVERELAAMATTSRGARWKSAIEATYLAPRGDKQEAIAEALGLPFRTYRDNLTHGLAELARRLSEDAPRAAAATGAT, from the coding sequence ATGGGGCGGCGGCGAGCCAGCGGCACGGTCGCGGCCTTCGTGGGGCGCCGGCAAGAGCTCCGGCGGATCGCGCTCCTCGCGAAGGAGCAGCGCACCGCGCTCGTATGGGTGCACGGGCCCGGCGGGATCGGCAAGACGTCCTTGCTGCGCGAGGCGGAGCGGCACCTCGTGGCGGCCGGGCGCCCGGTCGCGCTCGTGCGCGTCGACCAGCTCGAGCCGAGCCCGGCGCAGCTCGTCTGCGCCTTCGCGACCGCGCTCGGCGTGCGTCCTCCGGCGCGGCTGCGAGCGCTCCTCGGCCACCGCGCGCGGCCCATCCTCATGCTCGACGCCTTCGAGGTGGCGGCGGCGCTCGAGGGATGGCTCGCGGACGAGATGAGCGCGGCGGGGGAGAGCGGCGGGCTCGTCGTCGTCGCGTCGCGCGATGCGCCTTCGCGTGAGTGGCGCGGCCCCGGCCTCGCCGAGCGCGTGCACGCGATGCCGCTCGAGAACTTCAATCCCGCCGAGTGCGAGACCTTCTTGCGCGGCTCCGGGATCGCGCGGCGACACCACGCGCGCCTCGCGTCGTTCACCGGCGGACACCCGCTCGCGCTCGCCGTCGTGGCGGAGGATCCCGACGGCGCGCTCCCCACCTCCGCCGGGGCGCCGAAGCCCGACCTCCTCCGCGCGCTGCTCGACGGGCTCGTGGAGCGATCGCTCACGGAGCGTCAACGGCGCGCGCTCGAGTCCGCCACCGTCGTCCCCGCGCTCACGCAGTCGATGCTCCAGCACCTGACGAGCGACGGGGAGGCGCTCGCGACGTTCCGCTGGCTCCAGCGACGGCCCTACGTCCGGTGCAGCCCCGAGGGGATCGTCGTGCACGATCTCGTCCGCGACGTCGTCGAGTCGGAGCTCCGATGGCGAGAGCCCGATCGTCACGCCGCCCTCTCTGCCCGCGCCGTCGAGCGATATTGCGACGAGCTCGGTCGCGGCGAGCTCGCGTCGCGGATGCGCGCGAGCGTGAGCGCCCTCGCGTGGATGTTCTGCCGCCAGCCGTCCATTCGTCGCACCTTCGAGGCCGCCGCGCACGACCTCTACGTCGACGAGCTCCGCGACGACGACGTGCCGGTGCTCGCGCGGCTCGTCGACGAGGTCGACGGCGCCGGCGCACGACGGGCGTGGGAGCGCTCGCTCGCGTGGCAGCGGGGAGCGACGACGGTCGCGCGCGACGCGAGGCGGCGCCCGCGCGGCATGTGGGTCGAGCTCGTGCTCGCTCCAGGAGAGATCCCCGCCGACCACGAGTGCGATCCCGCGATCGCGATCGCGCACGCCGAGATGAGCCGCCTCGGGCTCGCGCCGCACGAGCGCGGTTCGCTCCAGCGCCTGCAGCTCGACTGCGCCACGCGTCGCGACATCGGACCGACGATCCAGCTCCGCGTCGCGCACGACGCGCGTGTCCTGCTCACGACGCCGAACCTCGCCGTGCGCTGGATCGTCGCGCCGAGCGGCTTCCGGTGGGCGCGCGTCTGGGAGTCGCGCGGCTACGTAGAGCTCCCTCGGCCCTTCGAGATGAGCGGCAAGGCGTTCTCGCTGTGGCAGCTCGATCTGCGCGGCACCCGCACCGCGCAGTACGTCTGCGCGGCGTACGCCGGCGCGGGCGCGGTGAGGAGCCTGCCGTCGAACACGGAGATCGCGACCGTCGGGCTCGGCGATCTCCGCGCGGCGCTCCGAGCGGCACGCGATCCGAAGGCGTTCGCGCGCACCTCGTTCGCCGCGCGCTTCACGGGACACGGCGCGCCGGGTGAGGTCGCCTTTCGCCGGACGGTGGAGCGAGAGCTCGCCGCGATGGCGACCACCTCCCGCGGCGCGAGGTGGAAGAGCGCCATCGAGGCGACCTACCTCGCGCCGCGAGGCGACAAGCAGGAGGCGATCGCCGAGGCCCTCGGCTTGCCGTTCCGCACGTACCGAGACAACCTCACGCACGGCCTCGCGGAGCTCGCGCGCCGGCTGTCGGAAGATGCGCCGAGGGCGGCCGCCGCGACCGGAGCTACATGA
- a CDS encoding FAD-dependent monooxygenase, which yields MNIEALHVIVVGGAIAGTAASILLARAGARVTLLERVADPKGVGAGIGIAENGLAVLESIGLGPALAAVAVRVPAPRIVDGAGRVLFVPPGTTPKVMMVRRADLQQLLLDAVLAEPNIERLFGAEVISSDRTGGITVRMDGGARTRRLRGDFVIGADGVHSRVREAGDHEASVSRPGLSYVRAVVAGVEPRGEEAWTSAGLFGSFAVPGGAYVYASAGGRDVRRALADRDLERFRSAWARAYPPAASILARLERWEDLLVNPVLSVHCLWWWSERQVLVGDAAHAMAPNLGQGANSALVDVAVLLDELRRATRLESAFASYQARRQSAVGRVARMSARLGALAEITNPLGRFLRDRMLMPALSLAARTSTPTDVLQEPTAKLLAIGRA from the coding sequence ATGAACATCGAGGCACTCCACGTCATCGTCGTCGGCGGGGCGATCGCCGGCACCGCCGCTTCCATCCTCCTCGCGCGCGCCGGCGCCAGGGTCACGCTCCTCGAGCGCGTCGCCGATCCCAAGGGGGTCGGCGCCGGGATCGGCATCGCCGAGAACGGGCTCGCCGTGCTCGAGTCGATCGGCCTCGGCCCCGCGCTCGCGGCGGTCGCGGTCCGCGTCCCCGCCCCGCGGATCGTCGACGGAGCTGGACGCGTGCTGTTCGTTCCACCGGGCACGACGCCCAAGGTGATGATGGTCCGGCGGGCCGACCTGCAGCAACTGCTGCTCGACGCGGTCCTCGCCGAGCCGAACATCGAGCGCCTCTTCGGCGCCGAGGTCATCAGCAGCGATCGGACCGGCGGGATCACGGTGCGCATGGACGGAGGCGCTCGCACGCGCCGGCTGCGCGGCGACTTCGTGATCGGGGCCGACGGCGTGCACTCGCGCGTTCGTGAAGCGGGCGATCACGAGGCGAGCGTGAGCCGGCCGGGCCTGAGCTACGTCCGCGCGGTCGTCGCGGGGGTGGAGCCGCGCGGCGAGGAGGCCTGGACCAGCGCCGGTCTCTTCGGGAGCTTCGCCGTCCCCGGCGGCGCGTACGTCTACGCGTCGGCGGGCGGCCGTGACGTTCGCCGCGCGCTCGCGGACCGCGACCTCGAGCGATTCCGTTCGGCCTGGGCGCGCGCGTATCCGCCGGCCGCGTCGATCCTCGCGCGCCTCGAGCGCTGGGAGGACCTCCTCGTCAACCCGGTCCTCTCGGTCCATTGTCTATGGTGGTGGAGCGAGCGTCAGGTGCTGGTCGGCGACGCCGCGCACGCGATGGCACCGAACCTGGGGCAGGGGGCCAACAGCGCGCTCGTCGACGTCGCGGTCTTGCTCGACGAGCTGCGTCGTGCGACCAGGCTGGAGAGCGCGTTCGCGAGCTACCAGGCGCGCCGGCAGAGCGCGGTCGGGCGGGTGGCCCGGATGTCGGCCCGCCTCGGCGCCCTGGCCGAGATCACGAACCCGCTCGGCCGCTTCCTTCGCGATCGCATGTTGATGCCCGCGCTGTCGCTCGCCGCTCGCACGTCGACGCCGACCGACGTGCTCCAGGAGCCAACGGCGAAGCTCCTCGCCATCGGCCGCGCATAG
- a CDS encoding AraC family transcriptional regulator, which produces MDGHTVLAALTQEVLIAASALGVDTEGIVKDAGLDSAVLADPDGRVPLQAHFRMWELLSKKPIGLELGARLGIAGMGVIGYAMQHGATVGDALAFQRRYRAVLHPDVVPTFERRDDANGSRVVFTRRIAPPFIMLREPVEAQASAIVAMMRRLIGDPLRPAFVALPLSRPAEPSRQEKFFQCPVAWSASALEVAFDAALLDAPLPRSDAQLFGYLARRAADLHAALPPEASWAARARREIGLLLAEGEPRLPDVAKRLGVSERTLHRRLEGESTNFASLVDEARRERALLLIADPALSASELAFLLGYSEPAAFFRAFKRWTGETPKSYRNATG; this is translated from the coding sequence ATGGACGGTCACACGGTCCTTGCCGCGCTCACGCAGGAGGTCCTGATCGCGGCTAGCGCGCTCGGCGTGGACACCGAGGGCATCGTGAAGGACGCGGGCCTCGACTCCGCGGTGCTCGCCGATCCCGACGGCCGCGTGCCGCTCCAGGCCCATTTCCGGATGTGGGAGCTCTTGTCGAAGAAGCCCATCGGGCTCGAGCTCGGCGCGCGCCTCGGCATCGCGGGCATGGGCGTGATCGGCTACGCGATGCAGCACGGCGCGACCGTCGGCGACGCGCTCGCGTTCCAGCGCCGCTACCGCGCGGTGCTCCACCCCGACGTCGTCCCCACCTTCGAGCGCCGCGACGACGCGAACGGATCGCGGGTCGTGTTCACGCGGAGGATCGCGCCGCCGTTCATCATGCTCCGCGAGCCGGTCGAGGCGCAGGCCTCCGCGATCGTCGCGATGATGCGCCGGCTCATCGGCGATCCGCTCCGACCTGCGTTCGTCGCGCTGCCGTTGTCCCGTCCCGCCGAGCCGTCGCGGCAGGAGAAGTTCTTCCAGTGCCCGGTGGCGTGGAGCGCGAGCGCGCTCGAGGTGGCGTTCGACGCGGCGCTGCTCGACGCTCCGCTCCCGCGCTCCGACGCGCAGCTCTTCGGCTACCTCGCGCGCCGCGCCGCCGACCTCCACGCCGCGCTGCCGCCGGAGGCGAGCTGGGCCGCGCGCGCGCGCCGTGAGATCGGGCTCCTCTTGGCGGAGGGCGAGCCTCGCCTGCCCGACGTCGCGAAGCGCCTCGGCGTCTCCGAGCGGACGCTCCATCGCCGGCTCGAAGGAGAGTCGACCAACTTCGCGTCCCTCGTCGACGAAGCCCGCCGCGAGCGCGCCCTCCTCCTCATCGCCGACCCCGCCCTCAGCGCCAGCGAGCTCGCGTTCCTACTCGGCTATTCGGAGCCCGCCGCGTTCTTCCGCGCCTTCAAGCGCTGGACGGGAGAAACGCCAAAATCGTATAGAAACGCCACGGGATAA
- a CDS encoding helix-turn-helix transcriptional regulator, with protein sequence MRSSWMKDAACLLDCLATSYRLDLDGAEYVAQLAEAAASLLDRGLGVIAYTYDARDRARPTIDHFAVSKRFDPSWLPSFDAAIEAAALDVGSPSHPAGFHVWEHMLCGQASAVPKMRSFLPLFAHLGGARDAFAVNALDASGQGLWLGAPLPSTVREPREQFTLFTRFAAHLTSAVRLRRSATKPRPAAILAPSGALLHAEEGEEGVVDAREDLRRAALAFDEARTKKMRDDVDLATRRWRPLVLSRWSLLDDFDSDGRRFVVAVANPPPTRPPRNDLSEREHQVLTQAHMGRSTKSIAYELGLSDSTVRVLLHRAARKLGASTREDALARFAALASAHDREEPEP encoded by the coding sequence ATGCGATCTTCGTGGATGAAGGACGCGGCCTGCCTTCTCGACTGCCTCGCGACGAGCTACCGGCTCGACCTCGACGGCGCGGAGTACGTGGCCCAGCTCGCCGAAGCGGCGGCGTCGTTGCTCGATCGCGGGCTCGGCGTCATCGCCTACACGTACGACGCGCGCGATCGCGCGCGCCCCACGATCGACCACTTCGCGGTCTCGAAGCGCTTCGATCCGAGCTGGCTCCCGTCGTTCGACGCGGCCATCGAAGCCGCGGCGCTCGACGTCGGGAGCCCATCGCATCCGGCGGGCTTCCACGTGTGGGAGCACATGTTGTGCGGGCAGGCGAGCGCGGTCCCGAAGATGCGCTCCTTCCTCCCGCTCTTCGCGCACCTCGGCGGCGCGCGCGACGCCTTCGCCGTCAACGCGCTGGACGCGAGCGGTCAGGGGCTCTGGCTCGGCGCTCCCTTGCCATCCACGGTGAGGGAGCCGCGCGAGCAATTCACCCTCTTTACCCGATTCGCGGCGCACCTCACGTCGGCCGTGCGCCTCCGCAGGAGCGCCACGAAGCCGAGACCGGCGGCCATCCTCGCGCCGAGCGGAGCGCTGCTCCATGCCGAGGAAGGCGAGGAAGGTGTCGTCGACGCGCGCGAGGATCTCCGGCGCGCGGCCCTCGCGTTCGACGAGGCGCGCACGAAGAAGATGCGTGACGACGTCGATCTCGCGACGCGTCGTTGGCGTCCGCTCGTCCTCTCGCGCTGGTCGCTCTTGGACGACTTCGACTCGGACGGACGACGTTTCGTCGTGGCCGTCGCCAACCCGCCGCCGACGCGGCCGCCACGCAACGACCTCAGCGAGCGTGAGCACCAGGTCTTGACCCAAGCGCACATGGGTCGCTCGACCAAGAGCATCGCGTACGAGCTCGGCCTCTCGGACTCGACCGTCCGCGTGCTTCTCCATCGAGCCGCGCGAAAGCTCGGTGCGTCCACGCGCGAAGACGCGCTCGCGCGCTTCGCCGCGCTCGCGTCGGCTCACGATCGCGAAGAGCCCGAACCTTAG